The Populus nigra chromosome 4, ddPopNigr1.1, whole genome shotgun sequence genome contains the following window.
GAAACTAAACTCATAAGCTAAAAGCCCAATAATGAAGATCCTTGGACCAACGGTTCCATTCTTCTTGGTGGCTGCTCACGGGGCTTTCCCCTTGCGTAATTGGAAGGTTGTGCTTGACTAAGTTCTCGCTTTCCTTCTTAAATGAATGGGCTTGTCAAGCTTTCGTCTCAATTCATATCTAGATTGAATTTCTACTTCTCTCTCCTACCAAAGCTGGTGGCCTTGAGTGAATGACCTAAGCAATGGGTAGATGTATGGTTGGTCCACGCCCCCTTGATGCATTCCGTAATCCGTTACTGTATAGCCCGCTGATTTCCTCTCAGACAAGAACATTGTTAATGGTATGGGAATGGCGCTTCTCCTAGATACCTCCTCTAGCTCTATTAACATAGACCCTCTTTCTTCATTCTTGGCTCGGAGGTCACAAGGCAAGAGCCTTCGGGTCTTCTATTTATTAGAATCGGGCACGGTACCTCAAATAGAAATTTCCGTTTAGCGGATCCCCTGTTTCTGGTTTAGCAGGATCTTTTATTGACACCGAAAGTACATCTTTGGGAACGCTTTCTGGTTTCCCagacttttaaaaaagttaaaagggCCCTCTGTTTTTCAGCTTTTAAGCTGCTCGAGCTACTCGGCGGTTCTTTTgatgaaaagagaaatcaaCATCTTGCTTCATCCATTGAATGATCCCATTGGCTTACAGGTAGTTATTAGGCTCATGGGTATGGTATGCCATAGCAGCTACTTCTTCAGATAGTCCTACTGCTGGCGAACTCAAACACTTTCTAGTTTAGTCCTGTAGGAAAAGGACGGACCTCGTCAATTGCAATTGATTGGCTAAATGAAGTATCATAAAATATGTTCCAGGAAATTAAGCAGTCGTATAGCCATCATAGAAAAGACATTTTAAGATCAACATACTTTCGGAATTTATGCAAAAGCATTGTGAGGAATCCTCGGATTTCAAATTGAAAGAAGAGAATCATTAGGCCTTCTGTTATCCTGACTAATGAATCAGACACTCTGCTCCATTCTATGATTCTCTGTAGATTACACTTGGTTTTAGACAAAGTGAAATGGTTTAGCCTGTTCATTTATTCTgtgaacaaaatttaaaataaagccattcttttttatatggaaTTTCGGGAAAACACAAATAACTCGTTGAGAACATCCAACTTCTTCAAGAACATGAAGTCAGATGCTTGTTACATGCAATGTGGTCTTTACATCAAATCAACTAACATCCATGTTATTAGTTTTGAAGCCCTCtttcaaatcataaaagaagGAACAGTCCTCTGCAGCTCTAAGCACCTCCTTGCAATCATGAAGATCGCAATCTACAAGTACAAAATCTGCCCTCTGTAGTCCTTTGATGATAGGATATTGGCATCTCCTATGACAAACTTAACACAATCTGCATAAGGTCCTGGAGAATTTCTTGATGCACAAACATTGGGTTTTGTTGGTAAAATACAGATCACATTGCCGCCAGTTTGATGTGCAGCTGCTACTAATGACAGTATGGTGGATCCATCAATGCTAGCGTATGTTATCACCGCGAGTTGTGCATTTTTCCCAGCAGTCAGGGCTGATATGAACTCAGCTACATCAAGCTCCTTATCTCTTTTTCCCTATAAAATAAAGCAcccaaaatcagaaaaaaagaaaacagtacGCAAAACATTCTTCTCATAAAACTTGAGAATTTTGTAGGAGATTTGATATATAAGATGCTATTGCTTACCATTTTCAGGGCAGGGAGATAAGCTGTGGTGGCATTTTCATCTGACCAACTAGccatattttctttgttttgctttaGAGTGTTCTGGTACCGAAATGAATTATAGTATGTTTCATGTGTTGCTGGGGTGAGCGACAACCACATAAGATATACATGTGTGCCATTAATTATTTGCATGCAAGCAACTAAGGGAGGTGTTCATTGAGGAATTAGAAATTCTGCTCAATCACCACCTGGTACAGAATCGTAAATTAAAACAGAAGGCATTGGTTAAACAAATCCACATGACCAGGAACAATTCACTTACTCCATCACCGCCTGTCCTTCTGGTCCTAGTGGAAGTATAATATGCTCCATACATACCTCCATATGTGGCTTTGCAAGTCTGAAAAATGGAACTGCGGATTTGTGGCTTTGTTCCTTCAGTTCTGTTATGATCACTCCTCTAATTCACACTCTTGTTTTCCCTCTCTAAGAGACAAACCACAGTTGCAATCATTGATACACAAGAACAATAATTCACTAGCAAAAGCAGATATAAaccataataatttttattttaccatcAGGATGCTCAACTGATGGCTCTTTGCTTGAACCAATGTTGTTTTGATGGTCACTCTTCTCATCCCCAGTTTGCACATCTTCTTTTTCACCCTCATCATCAGACGGTAGTTCTTCTATTACTAACGCCTTCGCTCTATCGGTCTGCAATACGTCCCTGCTAGTAGAACTGGAGGATCATACCTGCTAGACTCAAACATGCTACCAAAAGGGAGAGTGAAGAGCGAGTCATTAAATGGATCCCTCCCTCCAAATAGGCTCGGCATCAAACCAAAGCCCCGGAAATTGCCAAAAGGATCACCCATAGCAAAGAAATCAT
Protein-coding sequences here:
- the LOC133691796 gene encoding uncharacterized protein LOC133691796 — translated: MQIINGTHVYLMWLSLTPATHETYYNSFRYQNTLKQNKENMASWSDENATTAYLPALKMGKRDKELDVAEFISALTAGKNAQLAVITYASIDGSTILSLVAAAHQTGGNVICILPTKPNVCASRNSPGPYADCVKFVIGDANILSSKDYRGQILYL